One genomic segment of Manis pentadactyla isolate mManPen7 chromosome 1, mManPen7.hap1, whole genome shotgun sequence includes these proteins:
- the COMMD2 gene encoding COMM domain-containing protein 2 yields the protein MLLDLSEEHREHLAFLPQVDCTVVAEFGRIAVEFLRRGSNPKIYEGAARKLSVSSDTVQHGVEGLTYLLTESSKLMISELDFQDSVFVLGFSEELNKLLLQLYLDNRKEIRTILSELAPNLPSYHSLEWRLDVQLASRSLRQQIKPSVTIKLHLNQNGGHTTKVLQTDPATLLHLVQQLEQALEEMKTSHCRRVVRSIK from the exons ATGCTGCTGGACCTGTCCGAGGAGCATAGGGAGCACCTGGCCTTCCTGCCGCAAGTGGACTGCACGG TGGTCGCCGAGTTTGGGCGAATCGCAGTGGAGTTTCTGAGGCGAGGCTCTAACCCCAAGATCTACGAAGGAGCAGCCA GAAAACTCAGTGTGAGTAGTGACACTGTCCAGCATGGTGTGGAAGGATTGACATACCTCCTCACTGAAAGCTCAAAGCTCATG ATTTCTGAACTGGATTTCCAAGACTCTGTTTTTgttctgggattctctgaagaaTTGAACAAATTGTTGCTTCAGCTTTATCTGGACAACAGAAAGGAGATCAGAACCATACTGAGTGAACTGGCACCAAACCTTCCCAGCTACCACAGCCTTGAATGGCGACTAGATGTACAG CTTGCAAGCAGAAGCCTCAGGCAACAGATAAAACCATCAGTGACTATAAAATTACACCTTAATCAGAATGGAGGGCACACCACCAAAGTCCTGCAGACAGACCCGGCCACCCTGCTCCATTTGGTTCAGCAACTGGAACAAGCCCTGGAGGAGATGAAAACGAGCCACTGCAGGAGAGTCGTGCGCAGCATCAAGTAG